The following is a genomic window from Streptomyces chrestomyceticus JCM 4735.
AGCTGCGGGGCCTTCGTACGGCCTGAAAATAGGCCGCCTCTTTTGATTCCTCTTGGACTGGAGCTACCGCATGAGCACCCCTACCGTTCCGAAGTTGCGCACCCGCAAGCCGACGGGCGCCATCCCTTGGCCGAAGATCTTGCTTGAAGGTGAAGAGAAGGCGGGCAAGAGCTTTCTGGCCGCTTCCTTCACCGGCTGCGACCGCACCGGTCAGGCGTACTGGCTGGAGCTCGGCGAGGACACCGCCGACGAGTACGCCGCCGTGCCAGGGGCCGACTACCTGCTGATCGAGCACAACGGCACCTACCGCGACATCCTCGGCCAGATCGAAGCCGTGCACGCCGAAGCCAAGCGCGCCGCCTCCGCAGGCGAGCCCCCCGTCGTGCTGGTGATCGACTCGGTTTCCCTGCTGTGGCGGATGCTCGTGAACTGGACGCAGGACCGCGGCCGGCGCAGCAAGACCGGGCAGAAGAAGCTGCGCTTCGACCCCGACGCGGAGATCAAGCCGGGCATGAACCTGTGGAACGACGCCACCGAACGGTGGAACCGGGTGATGTACCTCGTTCGCACCATGCCCGGCATCGTGCTCCTCCTGGCGCGCGGCAAGGAAGTCCAGGCCGTCGACGGCGCGGGCGAACCCATACCGAACACGAAGACGTGGCGCGTCGAGGGCCAGAAGTCGCTGGCGTACGACGCCACCGTGTGGGTGCGGCTGCTACGCGGAGACGATCACGCCTACGTGGTGGGCGCCCGCTCCCTGAAGTTCCAGGTCCCCCGCGAGGGCAAGCCCAAGGCGATGCCGAACTTCTCGGTCGAGTCGCTGGTGTTCGATCTCATGGGCTGCGGCCCCCACTCGGCGCCGCGCCAGGCCCCGCAGTTGACCGGGGACCTGGCTCAGCCGTGGATCACGGAAGTGGAGGAGACGGCCGAGAAGCACGGAATTCCGGGGCTCCAGAAGCTGTGGAAGAAGGTCGGGGCAGACAAGACCTTGAGTCGGGACGAGGTCAACGTGATCCGTCATGCGATCACCCAGCAGGTAGCGGCGTTGAAGAACCCGCCGAAGATCGAAGATCCGACCAGCGACGCGGCCAGGCTACGAGCTGCGGCCCTCGCCGAGCAGGACGAACAGGGCGAACCGGAGCCGGATCCGTTCGATGAGGCCCCCTACGCCCCCGCCGCCTGATCTTCCCTGTCTCGTTTCACGCTGGGCCCGCTCGTGCGGGCGGGCTCGGCGTGCCCTCTTGGAGAACCGCGTGACTGCAACACTGACCGAGCCCGCCCCGGTGTCGATCTGGGATGCTGCTGCCGCCGTCGACGCCCGGCGCCCCCGGTCACAGCAACGACAGCTCGGCGCGTCCGACACCGTGTGCCAGCGCCGTGCCGGATACGTCGTACACCAGGTGCCGCCCACGGATGCGCCGGACAAGAAGGCCGCGATCCTCGGTACCTATATCCACGCCGGACTGCTGGAGTCTGCTCGCACCGAGTACGGCTGGCTGGTGGAACGCACGGTCGCTGATGGCCGGATCCGCGGACACATCGACGTCGTGCAGTTGGATGCCGCGACGGCCGCTCGGCTGCCGAAGCGGCACCGGCCTATCCAGCCGGCCGAGGTTCTGACGGTCGAGGACGTGAAGACGAAGTCGAGCCGCGTGTGGGACCGCGTCGTGCGGTACGGGCCGACGGCTGCCGAGGTACGGCAGGTCCTGCTGTACGCCGATCTGCTGCGCACGGTCGGGTTCGCGGATGTGCCGGGGCAGCGGTACCTGCACCGGATAGGGCCGGTGGACGTGCAGCGGATCCGCTTTCGCTTCGTGTGTCGGGATACCGGCGAAGAACACATCGACGAGTTCGACTTCGATCCGTGGCTGGCGGACGAGGCCCGGTGGTGGGTGGGCCGGGTGCTGGAAGCGGACACTCCCGAGGAACTGTCCCGTGATCACGATGGACCGGGCTTGCCCACGAAGACGCTGTGCGATTTCTGCCCATGGGCGTCGGCGTGCTGGCCAGGGGCGGCTCCGGGCAGCCCGGTGCAGACGGTCTTGGTACACGATGACGAGGACCGGGCGGCTGCGCTGGCTGAGTACGTGCGCCACCGTGAGCGGGAGAGCACATCCCGGAAGCGCAAGGAAGTGCTTCGGGCGATGCTCGACGACTCGCCGGAGGGCGCCTACGGGGACAACACGCTGCGCTGGGGCGGTGGCAACCCGAAGGAGGAGCCCGACCTGGAGGCGCTCGTTGACCAGTTCGAGAACGCCGGTCTGACGGTGCCGCTGGTTCCTGACGTGAGCGCCATGGTGGCCGTAGCCCGTCGCGCCGGCGTGGCGGTGCCGATGCGTAACGCGGCGGGACGGACGACTCCGCGCAGCATCAACGTCACGCGCACCTCTAGACGCCCCTGACGCCCTCGTGAGCGGCCCCGCACGAACGTGCGGGGCCCGCCTTCCCTCTTTGATCTTTTTGAGCCCTGTGCTGCCTTGGAGGCATGTTCCGTGACCATTCTGCGCCGACACCTGACCTCTGGGTTCACGGTGATGCCCAACGCGGCGGTGAACGATGAGCGGCTGAGTTTCCGGGCGCGGGGCATCCTGACGTGGCTGATATCGAAGCCGGACAACTGGGAAGTGCGGATCACGGCGATCGCGGCTGCGGGGAAAGAGGGCCGGGAGGCCGTGGCGGAGGCGGTGCGGGAGCTGAAGAGGCTCGGTTACTACCGGGTGGTGACCGACCGGGGCCCGGGTGGGCGGCTCTCGCGGTTCACCGAGGTGTACGACACGGCGCAGGACTGGGCCGCTGAAGAGTACGAGCGGCTGGAGGCACGACGGTTGTCCAGGAAGCTGTCCAAGAAGCTGGAGTCCGAGGCGCAGAGCCCGTCGGGGACCGAAGACGGGTTTCCGGGGGTCGGTGCACCGGAGGTCGGTGCACCGGAGGCGGGTGCGTCGGGGGTTCTAAGTAGTAACCACAACCAACACCTTCAGAAAGAACTCCCCCTACCCCCGCGGCTGTCGCCGCAGGGGGGCCAGTACCCACGGGCGACGAGAATCCAGTGGCCGCGGTGAAGGAGGTGCCGGGTCGGGCGTGTGCTGCTCATCCGGATGCTCCGGGGCGTTCGTGCCGAGGGTGCGGGACGAGTCCGCGCGCCCAGCGCGAGGCGGAGAAACGGGCAGAGAGGGAGCGGGTCAAACGGGCTGAGCGGTTGGCGAACGAGGACATGTTGGCGGAGGTTCGGCGCCGGCCGGGCGGGGACGGCTTGTCGGAGGTGGCCCGGCGCCGGATCGAAGA
Proteins encoded in this region:
- a CDS encoding AAA family ATPase, whose product is MSTPTVPKLRTRKPTGAIPWPKILLEGEEKAGKSFLAASFTGCDRTGQAYWLELGEDTADEYAAVPGADYLLIEHNGTYRDILGQIEAVHAEAKRAASAGEPPVVLVIDSVSLLWRMLVNWTQDRGRRSKTGQKKLRFDPDAEIKPGMNLWNDATERWNRVMYLVRTMPGIVLLLARGKEVQAVDGAGEPIPNTKTWRVEGQKSLAYDATVWVRLLRGDDHAYVVGARSLKFQVPREGKPKAMPNFSVESLVFDLMGCGPHSAPRQAPQLTGDLAQPWITEVEETAEKHGIPGLQKLWKKVGADKTLSRDEVNVIRHAITQQVAALKNPPKIEDPTSDAARLRAAALAEQDEQGEPEPDPFDEAPYAPAA
- a CDS encoding PD-(D/E)XK nuclease family protein, translating into MTATLTEPAPVSIWDAAAAVDARRPRSQQRQLGASDTVCQRRAGYVVHQVPPTDAPDKKAAILGTYIHAGLLESARTEYGWLVERTVADGRIRGHIDVVQLDAATAARLPKRHRPIQPAEVLTVEDVKTKSSRVWDRVVRYGPTAAEVRQVLLYADLLRTVGFADVPGQRYLHRIGPVDVQRIRFRFVCRDTGEEHIDEFDFDPWLADEARWWVGRVLEADTPEELSRDHDGPGLPTKTLCDFCPWASACWPGAAPGSPVQTVLVHDDEDRAAALAEYVRHRERESTSRKRKEVLRAMLDDSPEGAYGDNTLRWGGGNPKEEPDLEALVDQFENAGLTVPLVPDVSAMVAVARRAGVAVPMRNAAGRTTPRSINVTRTSRRP